The proteins below come from a single Leptotrichia sp. oral taxon 223 genomic window:
- the lon gene encoding endopeptidase La, giving the protein MQNKPFIATRELVVFPGVVTPIFIGRQSSLKSLEESISRFDSKLILSAQKDANVEEPKFPEDVYETGVLVHVIQTVKMPNGNVKVLVEAKHRVLINQFPKDDKGVIYAEYEEIFSKPIDESKAEALKRRVIDEFSNYAQKTNKVLPDIIYNIKEINNIDKVFDLICTNLMIAVETKQDLLETLDVEARAYKILGILEREIEIFLLEREIENRVKEQMAEVQKNYYLREKIKVMREEMGEGTDSEEELEELDQRVQDAKIPQDLKDKLVKELSRMKKMPDFSAESSVIRTYLETVLELPWEVSSNDEIDIEKAETILNEDHYGLEEVKERILEFLAIKKLNKTLKGSIICLVGPPGVGKTSLAHSVARSMNRKFTRISLGGVRDEAEIRGHRRTYVGAMPGRIINSLKQVGVNNPVMLFDEIDKMASDFRGDPASAMLEVLDPAQNNSFEDHYIDHTFDLSNVFFICTANDLGGIPGPLRDRMEIISIESYTEFEKLNIAKRFLIPQTQEENGLKEFKISFSDKAVMKIINEYTREAGVRNLRREIGKLFRKIAKEILVSKSDSKKISVSEAKVKKYLGNAKFRIDKVKEKEGKIGVVNGLAWTVVGGTTLEVQAVKMEGKGVLQLTGKLGDVMQESARVAYSYVRHIKNELGIKEKFNETTDVHLHFPEGAVPKDGPSAGITITTAIISVLTDKEVRQDVAMTGEITITGEVLAVGGIKEKVIGAHRVGIRDVVLPYDNKVDTEELPKEIADQMKFYFAKTYDDVKKIVFTDEKPVSRDRKTVKKVTKK; this is encoded by the coding sequence ATGCAAAACAAACCATTTATAGCTACAAGAGAATTAGTTGTATTTCCAGGTGTTGTAACTCCGATTTTTATCGGTAGGCAGTCAAGCCTGAAAAGCCTTGAAGAATCAATTTCAAGATTTGACAGCAAGCTAATTCTTTCAGCACAAAAAGATGCGAATGTGGAAGAGCCAAAATTTCCGGAAGATGTGTACGAAACAGGGGTGCTGGTTCATGTAATACAGACGGTAAAAATGCCGAATGGAAATGTGAAAGTTCTGGTTGAGGCAAAACATAGGGTTTTAATCAATCAATTTCCAAAAGATGATAAAGGCGTTATTTATGCTGAATACGAAGAAATTTTTTCAAAACCGATTGATGAAAGCAAGGCTGAGGCTTTAAAACGCAGAGTTATTGACGAGTTTTCAAATTATGCGCAAAAGACTAACAAGGTGCTGCCTGACATTATTTACAACATAAAAGAGATTAACAATATTGACAAGGTCTTTGATTTAATTTGCACGAACTTGATGATTGCAGTGGAAACGAAACAAGACTTGCTTGAAACGCTTGATGTGGAAGCGAGGGCGTATAAAATTTTGGGTATTCTTGAAAGAGAAATTGAAATTTTTCTGCTTGAGCGTGAAATTGAAAATCGTGTAAAAGAGCAAATGGCAGAAGTTCAGAAAAACTATTATTTACGTGAAAAAATAAAAGTAATGCGTGAAGAAATGGGAGAAGGAACTGATTCCGAAGAAGAATTGGAAGAGCTGGATCAGAGAGTTCAAGATGCTAAGATTCCTCAAGATTTGAAGGATAAATTGGTAAAGGAGCTTTCAAGAATGAAAAAAATGCCAGATTTTTCTGCAGAATCTTCAGTAATCAGAACATACCTTGAAACTGTGCTTGAATTGCCGTGGGAAGTTTCTTCAAATGATGAGATTGATATTGAAAAAGCTGAAACAATCCTGAATGAGGATCATTATGGGTTGGAAGAAGTTAAGGAAAGAATTTTGGAATTTTTGGCAATTAAGAAATTAAATAAAACATTAAAAGGTTCGATTATTTGTCTTGTGGGACCTCCAGGTGTGGGTAAAACATCGCTTGCACATTCGGTGGCACGTTCAATGAACAGAAAGTTCACAAGAATCTCGCTTGGCGGAGTAAGAGATGAGGCTGAAATTCGTGGGCATAGAAGAACTTACGTGGGAGCAATGCCAGGAAGAATTATAAATTCATTGAAACAAGTCGGAGTAAATAATCCAGTAATGCTGTTTGACGAAATTGACAAAATGGCTTCTGATTTTAGAGGAGATCCCGCTTCGGCAATGCTGGAAGTTTTAGATCCTGCACAGAATAACTCATTTGAAGATCACTACATTGACCATACTTTTGACTTGTCAAACGTATTCTTTATTTGTACTGCAAATGATTTAGGCGGAATTCCAGGACCTCTTCGTGACAGAATGGAAATTATTTCAATTGAATCATATACAGAGTTTGAAAAATTGAATATTGCAAAAAGATTTTTAATTCCACAAACACAAGAAGAAAACGGATTAAAAGAATTTAAAATTTCATTTTCTGATAAAGCAGTTATGAAAATCATAAACGAGTATACAAGAGAAGCTGGAGTCAGAAATTTACGAAGAGAAATTGGTAAATTATTCAGAAAAATAGCAAAAGAAATACTTGTATCAAAATCTGACAGCAAAAAAATCTCTGTTTCTGAAGCAAAAGTCAAGAAGTATCTAGGAAATGCAAAATTCAGAATAGATAAAGTCAAGGAAAAAGAAGGTAAAATCGGAGTTGTAAATGGACTTGCATGGACGGTTGTCGGAGGTACAACTCTAGAAGTGCAGGCAGTAAAAATGGAAGGAAAAGGTGTGCTGCAGCTTACAGGAAAACTGGGAGATGTAATGCAGGAATCAGCCAGAGTGGCTTATTCTTACGTGCGACATATAAAAAATGAACTTGGAATAAAGGAAAAATTCAACGAAACAACCGATGTTCATTTGCACTTTCCTGAAGGAGCAGTGCCAAAAGACGGACCATCAGCAGGTATTACAATTACGACAGCAATAATTTCAGTATTGACTGACAAGGAAGTTAGGCAGGATGTGGCAATGACTGGAGAAATTACAATTACTGGAGAGGTTCTAGCAGTTGGCGGAATCAAGGAAAAGGTAATTGGAGCCCATAGAGTTGGAATAAGAGATGTTGTGCTTCCTTATGACAACAAAGTTGATACGGAGGAGCTGCCAAAGGAAATTGCAGATCAGATGAAATTCTATTTTGCAAAAACTTACGATGATGTGAAAAAGATTGTTTTTACTGATGAAAAGCCAGTTTCAAGAGATAGAAAAACTGTAAAAAAAGTGACTAAAAAATAA
- the ligA gene encoding NAD-dependent DNA ligase LigA, producing the protein MNLFNQEKNNENKNIDNEKNTSFSDVQEKYTKLRNEIEYHNNLYYNEDKPLISDMEYDALMRELKQLELEYPELLKNEENRESSPTEKIGGTASEKFSKVRHRVPMLSLSNTYNISEIEDFDKRVKKIILSENTKNHSKELEYILELKLDGLSISLIYENGELVQAVTRGDGQVGEDVTENIMEITTIPKKLKANISLEVRGEIILPISSFNRINQEREDDGEDVFANPRNAASGTIRQLDKTIVAERGLDCYLYYLVNAENYGINTHLESIEYIEKLGFKTTKIFEKYTDFKELEKSIDKWHNDRKKLDYETDGLVIKVNNFALYETLGYTTKSPRWAIAYKFPAEQVKTKLMDVTFQVGRTGVITPVAELEAVNLSGSVVKRASLHNFDEIRRKDIKIGDNVIVEKAAEIIPQVVNVVFDDRTGKEIEIHEPTNCPVCNSELAHEEGLVALKCHNPLCPEKVKRQIAYFVSRDAMNISGLGDKIVEKFIELGKIKTIVDIYSLEKYREELENLEKMGQKSVDNLINNIESSKTRDFSKVLYALGIPFVGKFNANLLAKTFKNIENLKNQSIENLLAVKGIGDKVAIAVNTFLNDENNWKIITNLQNIGLQFAIDETNSEEIPDNPIKDKNFLATGKLQKYKRNDIKDIILSKGGNYLSAVSKNLNFLIAGEKAGSKLEKAEKLGIRILTEEEFEKEFLEI; encoded by the coding sequence GTGAATTTATTTAATCAAGAAAAAAATAACGAAAATAAAAATATAGATAATGAAAAAAATACCAGTTTTTCTGATGTTCAAGAAAAATATACAAAATTAAGAAATGAAATCGAATATCATAATAATCTTTATTATAATGAGGACAAGCCTCTTATTTCGGATATGGAATACGATGCTTTAATGCGTGAATTAAAACAGCTTGAGCTGGAATATCCAGAATTGCTGAAAAATGAGGAAAATAGAGAAAGTTCGCCTACTGAAAAGATTGGGGGTACTGCGAGTGAAAAATTTTCAAAGGTACGACATCGGGTGCCTATGCTTAGTCTGTCAAATACTTATAATATTTCCGAAATTGAGGATTTTGACAAAAGAGTTAAAAAAATTATTTTATCTGAAAATACTAAGAATCATTCAAAGGAATTGGAGTATATTCTGGAACTGAAACTGGATGGGCTTAGTATAAGTCTAATTTATGAAAACGGGGAGCTTGTTCAGGCTGTAACACGGGGAGATGGGCAAGTTGGGGAAGATGTGACTGAAAATATTATGGAAATTACAACTATTCCTAAAAAATTGAAGGCGAATATTTCGTTGGAAGTTCGTGGAGAAATTATTTTACCAATCTCGAGCTTTAATCGAATAAATCAAGAACGTGAAGATGATGGAGAAGATGTTTTCGCAAATCCTAGAAACGCAGCTTCAGGGACAATAAGACAGCTTGATAAGACAATTGTTGCAGAACGTGGACTTGACTGTTATCTCTATTATCTTGTAAATGCTGAGAATTACGGGATAAATACTCATTTGGAAAGCATTGAATATATTGAAAAACTTGGGTTTAAAACAACAAAAATATTTGAAAAATATACTGATTTTAAAGAATTGGAAAAATCCATCGACAAATGGCATAACGACAGGAAAAAACTTGACTATGAAACAGACGGGCTTGTTATAAAAGTAAATAATTTTGCACTTTACGAAACACTTGGCTACACAACTAAAAGCCCACGATGGGCAATTGCCTACAAATTTCCTGCTGAACAAGTAAAAACTAAATTAATGGACGTAACTTTTCAAGTTGGAAGAACTGGTGTAATTACTCCTGTTGCTGAACTTGAAGCCGTGAATTTATCAGGTTCTGTTGTGAAAAGAGCAAGTTTACATAACTTTGATGAAATTCGCAGAAAAGATATAAAAATTGGAGATAATGTCATTGTAGAAAAGGCAGCTGAAATTATTCCGCAAGTTGTAAATGTTGTGTTTGACGATAGAACTGGAAAAGAAATTGAAATTCATGAGCCAACAAATTGTCCTGTCTGCAATAGCGAACTTGCACACGAAGAAGGACTTGTCGCCTTAAAATGCCACAATCCGCTTTGCCCCGAAAAAGTTAAACGTCAAATTGCTTATTTCGTTTCTCGTGATGCAATGAATATTTCTGGACTTGGTGACAAAATTGTCGAAAAATTTATTGAATTAGGAAAAATAAAAACAATAGTTGATATTTACTCGTTGGAAAAATATCGTGAAGAACTGGAAAATCTTGAAAAAATGGGACAAAAAAGCGTAGATAACTTGATAAATAATATTGAATCCAGTAAAACTCGTGATTTTTCAAAAGTCCTCTATGCACTTGGAATTCCTTTTGTTGGAAAATTCAATGCGAATCTTTTGGCAAAAACTTTTAAAAATATTGAAAATCTGAAAAATCAGTCAATTGAAAATTTATTGGCTGTAAAAGGAATTGGCGATAAAGTAGCAATTGCTGTAAATACTTTCTTAAATGATGAAAATAACTGGAAAATTATCACGAATCTACAAAATATCGGATTACAATTTGCCATTGATGAAACTAATTCAGAAGAAATACCTGATAATCCAATAAAAGACAAAAACTTCCTTGCAACTGGAAAACTGCAAAAGTACAAACGAAACGACATAAAAGATATTATCCTATCCAAAGGCGGAAATTATCTATCAGCAGTTTCAAAAAATCTGAATTTCTTAATTGCTGGGGAAAAGGCTGGAAGCAAGCTGGAAAAAGCTGAGAAATTAGGAATTCGGATACTTACGGAAGAGGAATTTGAAAAGGAATTTTTGGAAATTTAA
- the tig gene encoding trigger factor, giving the protein MAVKKLNGTTYEVSAVREGEELKHLKEHVLAHFKDAKVDGFRPGHVPAKVIENKFKKEIEGEILNHIISDEYRKAVAENELKPIADIKLEKYEHNDDKVEVVFTIPVLPSFELGQYKGVEVEKGKVEITDEKVNEEIERLRENAAKLKEVEENEEAKNDDVVNINFEGFIDGKPFDGGKAEGYDLTLGSHSFIDTFEDQIAGHKKGDEFDVNVTFPEEYHAESLKGKPALFKVKVNSIKRKEEAELNDDLAKELGFDSVEDMTAKTRENITKREEARAENEFKNKVVDAVVSAIEVEVPEALVQREIDYQINRFAQQLQMQGINLNQYFQMTGQTMETMRENSKENAEKSVKTELVLAEIAKAEAIKATDEEVSKEIETLAAMYGLEKEALIADVRKNGNYERFIDETNYRLVNQKTIDLLVNEAKVK; this is encoded by the coding sequence ATGGCAGTAAAAAAATTAAATGGAACTACTTATGAAGTATCAGCAGTTAGGGAAGGAGAAGAATTAAAACACTTAAAGGAACATGTTTTAGCACATTTTAAAGATGCAAAAGTCGACGGATTCCGTCCAGGGCATGTGCCTGCAAAAGTTATTGAAAATAAATTCAAAAAAGAAATTGAAGGGGAAATCTTAAACCATATTATTTCTGACGAATACAGAAAAGCGGTTGCAGAAAACGAATTAAAACCAATTGCTGATATTAAACTTGAAAAATATGAACATAACGATGATAAAGTTGAAGTAGTATTTACAATACCTGTATTGCCTTCATTTGAATTGGGACAATATAAAGGTGTGGAAGTAGAAAAGGGAAAAGTGGAAATTACTGACGAAAAAGTAAATGAAGAAATCGAAAGATTAAGAGAAAATGCTGCAAAACTAAAAGAAGTTGAAGAAAATGAAGAAGCTAAAAATGATGATGTTGTAAATATTAACTTTGAAGGATTTATAGATGGTAAGCCATTTGACGGTGGAAAAGCTGAAGGATATGACTTGACATTGGGTTCTCACAGTTTTATTGATACTTTCGAAGATCAAATCGCAGGGCATAAAAAAGGCGATGAATTTGACGTAAATGTTACATTCCCTGAAGAATATCACGCTGAAAGCCTAAAAGGAAAACCAGCTTTATTCAAAGTAAAAGTAAATTCAATCAAGAGAAAAGAAGAAGCTGAATTAAATGACGATTTGGCAAAAGAATTAGGATTTGACTCTGTTGAAGATATGACAGCTAAAACTAGAGAAAATATTACAAAAAGAGAAGAAGCAAGAGCTGAAAACGAATTTAAGAACAAAGTTGTGGACGCTGTGGTAAGCGCAATAGAAGTTGAAGTTCCAGAAGCATTAGTTCAAAGAGAAATTGACTATCAAATCAACAGATTTGCACAACAACTGCAAATGCAAGGAATTAATCTTAACCAATACTTCCAAATGACTGGGCAAACAATGGAAACAATGAGAGAAAACTCAAAAGAAAACGCTGAAAAATCAGTAAAAACAGAATTAGTGCTAGCTGAAATCGCAAAAGCTGAAGCAATCAAGGCAACTGACGAAGAAGTATCAAAAGAAATCGAAACATTGGCTGCAATGTACGGACTTGAAAAAGAAGCATTAATCGCTGATGTAAGAAAAAATGGAAACTATGAAAGATTCATTGATGAAACAAACTATAGATTAGTAAATCAAAAAACAATTGATTTATTAGTAAATGAAGCAAAAGTTAAATAG
- the clpX gene encoding ATP-dependent Clp protease ATP-binding subunit ClpX, with amino-acid sequence MANKKKNYCSFCGREEHEVERLIQSPEEDDVFICNECIEDSAELLDSFREYDENEPNREITLLKPKEIKAKLDEYIIGQEQPKKVLSVAVYNHFKRIMHKQKNVDNDVELQKSNVLLVGPTGSGKTLLAQTLAKTLNVPLAIADATTLTEAGYVGDDVENVLLKLIKAADYDIEAAEHGIIYIDEIDKIARKSENMSITRDVSGEGVQQALLKIIEGTVASVPPQGGRKHPNQEMIEINTKDILFIVGGAFEGLEAKVKDRVNEKRVGFGLETNKTKLDDLTLFENVLPEDLIKFGLIPELIGRLPVITALHGLDEEAMIKILTEPKNSLVKQYKKYFEMENVDLEFEKDAIVEIAQLALKRKIGARGLRSIIESVMTDLMYEIPSKDNVKKVIITKEAVTDKKKVIVE; translated from the coding sequence TTGGCAAATAAGAAAAAAAATTACTGTTCATTTTGTGGCAGGGAAGAGCATGAAGTGGAACGGTTAATACAGAGTCCTGAAGAGGATGATGTGTTTATCTGTAATGAATGTATAGAAGACAGTGCGGAATTGCTGGACAGTTTTAGGGAATATGACGAAAATGAACCTAACAGGGAAATCACGCTGTTAAAGCCAAAAGAAATAAAGGCAAAACTTGATGAATATATTATCGGACAGGAACAGCCTAAAAAGGTGTTGTCTGTGGCGGTTTATAATCATTTTAAGAGAATAATGCATAAACAGAAAAATGTAGATAATGATGTGGAGCTTCAAAAATCAAATGTGCTGCTGGTGGGGCCTACTGGAAGCGGGAAAACTTTGCTTGCACAGACATTGGCGAAAACATTGAATGTGCCTTTGGCGATTGCAGATGCAACGACATTGACGGAAGCTGGATATGTTGGGGATGATGTCGAGAATGTACTTTTAAAATTAATAAAAGCTGCTGATTATGACATTGAAGCGGCAGAACATGGAATAATTTATATTGATGAAATTGACAAAATTGCGAGAAAATCGGAAAATATGTCAATTACAAGGGATGTTTCTGGAGAAGGAGTCCAGCAGGCATTACTTAAAATCATTGAAGGGACTGTTGCGAGCGTGCCGCCACAAGGTGGAAGAAAGCATCCAAACCAGGAAATGATTGAAATTAACACAAAGGATATTTTATTTATCGTTGGAGGGGCGTTTGAAGGACTGGAAGCCAAAGTTAAGGACAGAGTTAATGAAAAGAGAGTAGGATTTGGGCTGGAAACGAATAAGACTAAGCTGGATGATTTGACTCTGTTTGAAAATGTTTTGCCGGAAGATTTGATAAAATTTGGATTAATTCCTGAATTAATAGGACGTTTGCCGGTAATTACGGCACTTCATGGGCTTGATGAGGAAGCTATGATAAAAATATTGACAGAGCCTAAAAACTCGCTTGTTAAGCAATATAAAAAATATTTTGAAATGGAAAATGTAGATCTGGAATTTGAGAAGGATGCAATTGTTGAGATTGCACAGTTGGCACTGAAAAGAAAAATTGGGGCAAGGGGGCTTCGTTCGATTATTGAGAGTGTCATGACTGACTTGATGTATGAAATTCCATCAAAAGATAATGTTAAAAAAGTAATAATTACTAAAGAAGCAGTTACAGATAAGAAGAAAGTAATTGTTGAGTAA
- the clpP gene encoding ATP-dependent Clp endopeptidase proteolytic subunit ClpP: MSVYSPVVIENDGRGERSYDIYSRLLKDRIIFVSGEVEDGMANAIVAQLLFLDAQDNEKDIVMYINSPGGVITAGLAIYDTMRHIKSDVSTVCVGQAASMGAVLLSAGAKGKRYSLPNSRIMIHQPLGGARGQATDIQIQAKEIERMKEIISKILSEATGKSVEEIYADTERDNFMSPDEAVNYGLIDKIL, from the coding sequence ATGTCAGTATATAGTCCAGTAGTTATTGAAAATGATGGACGTGGGGAGAGAAGCTATGATATTTATTCAAGACTTTTAAAGGATAGAATAATTTTTGTAAGCGGAGAAGTTGAAGATGGGATGGCAAATGCGATTGTTGCACAGCTGCTGTTTCTAGATGCACAGGATAATGAAAAAGATATTGTTATGTATATAAACAGTCCGGGAGGAGTAATTACCGCAGGACTTGCGATTTATGACACAATGCGTCACATTAAAAGCGATGTTTCTACAGTATGTGTAGGACAGGCAGCAAGTATGGGGGCAGTATTACTGTCAGCTGGAGCAAAAGGCAAAAGATACTCATTGCCAAATTCAAGAATCATGATTCACCAGCCACTAGGCGGAGCAAGAGGTCAAGCAACAGACATTCAGATTCAGGCAAAAGAAATTGAAAGAATGAAGGAAATTATAAGCAAAATTTTATCAGAAGCAACTGGAAAATCAGTAGAAGAAATCTATGCAGATACTGAAAGAGACAACTTTATGTCCCCAGACGAAGCTGTAAATTATGGATTGATTGATAAGATATTGTAA
- a CDS encoding HEAT repeat domain-containing protein, giving the protein MKISAKYQNELKKLFELSKKTHVVNFQLRNEELISNFSDVTDEEKINIIKEGIKIACQKKNSSEIYNLMLSISFFKLYDRSEFIEDYIKLGKEEFHEEHETIASYFQGFHLPQTIDSIYELATSNFEKYRWDDNFALVRKCCFALGDINTPKAKEKLELLLQSEEEMIRKHAMEQLNRCDFTNKDFE; this is encoded by the coding sequence ATGAAAATATCAGCAAAATACCAAAATGAACTAAAGAAATTGTTTGAATTAAGTAAAAAAACTCATGTTGTAAATTTTCAACTGAGAAATGAGGAATTAATTTCAAATTTCTCTGATGTTACAGATGAAGAAAAAATAAATATAATAAAAGAGGGAATAAAAATAGCATGTCAAAAGAAAAATTCATCTGAAATATATAATTTGATGCTTTCAATTAGTTTTTTTAAATTATATGATAGATCTGAATTTATTGAAGATTATATTAAATTAGGAAAAGAAGAATTTCATGAAGAACATGAAACTATAGCATCATATTTTCAAGGTTTTCACTTACCACAAACAATAGATAGTATATATGAACTAGCAACTTCGAATTTTGAAAAATACCGTTGGGATGATAATTTTGCATTAGTGAGAAAATGCTGTTTTGCTTTAGGAGATATAAATACTCCTAAGGCGAAAGAAAAACTGGAACTATTGTTGCAAAGTGAGGAAGAAATGATAAGAAAACATGCGATGGAACAATTAAACAGATGTGACTTTACAAATAAGGATTTTGAATGA